In Bythopirellula goksoeyrii, a single window of DNA contains:
- a CDS encoding heavy metal translocating P-type ATPase, which translates to MLRLSPSYLWSLRQHLIALLSILAIVIHLLMRFGGLGPSRLVDIPLVVALIMGGVPLVIELLVKLFRAEFGSDMLAGISIVTAVLLGEYLAGTLVVLMLSGGEALEAYAVRSASSVLQALARRMPSIAHRVQDSTLEDVKLDAIVPGDSLVILPHEICPVDGEVIEGHGVMDESYLTGEPYLMSKTPGAAVLSGAVNGESALTIRATKLAVDSRYAKIMEVMQVTQQRRPQLRRLGDQLGAWYTPLAVAIAVAAWVISHEPIRFLAVLVIATPCPLLIAIPVAIIGSISLAAKRGIVVKDPVVLERIDSCRTAIFDKTGTLTYGRPHLTEKLTVDGIDQNELFKLVGSVERYSKHPLSQAIADEVRRKSISLREVSDISERPGEGLRGRVDGHTVWITSRKQLLAANPSAAEKLPPVVSGMECVVELDGKYASTYRFRDEPRKEGAEFIHHLEPKHRFDRVLLVSGDRSSEVEYLAERVGITEIHAGQSPEEKVAIVERENEHTSTMFVGDGINDAPALIAATVGVAIGQDSDVTTEAAGVVILDSSLEKVDEFMHISRRMRRIALQSAVGGMALSIVGMGFAAAGYLSPVAGAVLQEVIDVFAVLNALRVSLPPESLTDF; encoded by the coding sequence ATGCTCCGTCTATCACCCAGTTACCTTTGGTCTCTAAGGCAGCATCTGATTGCCCTGTTATCGATACTTGCAATTGTCATCCATCTTTTGATGCGTTTTGGAGGGCTTGGCCCGTCAAGGTTGGTTGACATCCCATTGGTAGTCGCCTTAATCATGGGCGGAGTACCACTGGTTATTGAACTTCTCGTCAAGTTGTTTCGCGCCGAGTTCGGCTCGGACATGTTGGCTGGGATCTCGATAGTGACTGCAGTTTTGCTCGGTGAGTATCTTGCCGGTACCCTCGTGGTGTTGATGCTATCGGGTGGTGAAGCTCTGGAGGCCTATGCCGTCCGCAGCGCTTCGTCGGTTCTGCAAGCCCTGGCCCGCCGCATGCCTTCGATTGCTCATCGAGTGCAGGACTCGACTCTCGAAGACGTAAAGTTGGATGCCATTGTTCCTGGAGACTCGCTTGTCATCCTTCCACACGAGATCTGCCCAGTCGACGGCGAGGTAATCGAGGGGCATGGTGTCATGGACGAATCCTATCTAACTGGCGAGCCCTACTTGATGTCCAAGACACCCGGCGCAGCAGTCCTCTCCGGGGCTGTAAATGGGGAATCTGCACTGACGATTCGAGCAACGAAACTCGCGGTGGACTCTCGATACGCCAAGATCATGGAGGTCATGCAGGTAACCCAACAGAGGCGTCCGCAACTCAGGCGACTTGGCGACCAGCTAGGGGCATGGTATACGCCGCTGGCTGTGGCAATTGCAGTGGCGGCATGGGTAATCAGCCACGAGCCGATCCGCTTTCTTGCAGTACTAGTTATTGCGACTCCGTGTCCGCTATTGATTGCCATTCCTGTAGCGATCATTGGTTCAATCTCGCTCGCAGCAAAGCGAGGTATCGTCGTTAAGGATCCAGTCGTACTTGAGCGAATCGACAGTTGTCGTACGGCCATCTTTGATAAGACGGGGACATTGACTTACGGACGACCGCATTTGACCGAGAAGCTCACGGTTGACGGCATTGACCAGAATGAGCTATTCAAATTGGTGGGCAGTGTTGAGCGATATTCCAAGCATCCACTCTCACAAGCTATTGCCGATGAGGTTCGAAGAAAAAGCATTTCACTTCGTGAGGTCAGCGACATCAGTGAGCGGCCTGGTGAGGGTTTGCGAGGTCGGGTCGATGGACACACCGTTTGGATCACCAGCCGCAAGCAACTCTTGGCGGCCAATCCCAGTGCCGCAGAGAAACTTCCGCCTGTGGTTAGCGGAATGGAGTGTGTTGTCGAGCTTGACGGAAAATATGCGAGTACCTATCGCTTTCGAGATGAGCCTCGCAAAGAAGGGGCTGAATTCATTCATCATCTCGAGCCGAAACATCGATTTGACCGGGTGCTGCTGGTCTCGGGGGACCGTTCGTCGGAGGTGGAATATTTGGCAGAGAGAGTAGGAATCACTGAGATTCATGCTGGCCAAAGTCCAGAGGAGAAGGTCGCAATCGTTGAAAGGGAAAATGAACATACCAGCACGATGTTTGTAGGGGACGGCATCAACGACGCACCTGCGTTGATCGCAGCGACCGTTGGAGTTGCGATTGGCCAAGACAGCGACGTGACGACGGAAGCCGCCGGTGTCGTTATCTTGGACAGTTCGCTGGAAAAGGTGGACGAATTCATGCACATCAGCCGGCGGATGAGACGAATTGCACTGCAGAGTGCAGTCGGTGGGATGGCGTTGAGTATTGTGGGAATGGGTTTCGCCGCGGCGGGATATCTGTCACCCGTTGCGGGTGCTGTCCTGCAGGAGGTTATCGATGTCTTTGCCGTGCTTAACGCGTTACGTGTGTCTCTACCTCCAGAGTCCCTCACGGATTTTTGA
- a CDS encoding sodium ion-translocating decarboxylase subunit beta, whose translation MEFVDYLSSKAIQLYQTTAFPNMQLGNLAMIAIGLAFVYLAIAKHYEPLLLIPIGFGIVVGNIPAVQGMSLGVYDEGSVLRYLYFGVEKGVYPPLIFLGIGAMTDFSTMLSNPKLVLLGAAAQIGVFLTFLGALCLGFTPQESGAVGIIGGADGPTAIFLSSKLAPSLLGAIAIAAYSYMALVPVIQPPIMYLLTSHEERLIRMKRPRHVSRRERIIFPIAAFLICTLLAPGALVLIGMLFFGNLLKECTVTERLANTARTVFIDIVTILLGFCVGASTSASYFLQPTSILIFVLGALSFAVATGGGILFAKLMNLFLHEPINPLLGAAGVSAVPDSARVVHMVGLNEDPQNHLLMHAMAPNVAGVIGSAIAAGVLWSQLAM comes from the coding sequence ATGGAGTTCGTTGACTACCTAAGCTCCAAAGCCATTCAACTCTACCAAACGACTGCCTTTCCGAATATGCAGTTGGGCAATCTCGCGATGATCGCGATTGGTCTTGCGTTTGTTTATCTAGCCATTGCCAAACACTACGAACCACTACTGCTTATTCCGATTGGTTTTGGAATAGTCGTGGGAAATATCCCTGCAGTCCAGGGCATGAGCCTCGGAGTTTATGATGAAGGAAGTGTCTTGCGGTATCTCTACTTCGGAGTAGAGAAAGGTGTCTATCCACCACTGATCTTTTTGGGGATCGGCGCCATGACGGACTTCTCGACGATGCTCTCAAACCCCAAACTCGTATTGCTGGGAGCCGCAGCTCAGATCGGTGTGTTTCTTACTTTTCTGGGAGCCCTTTGCCTTGGATTCACCCCTCAGGAATCGGGTGCTGTCGGCATCATTGGCGGTGCCGATGGACCAACTGCAATTTTCTTGTCTTCAAAACTGGCCCCTTCGCTTTTGGGTGCAATCGCAATCGCGGCCTATTCCTACATGGCCCTTGTTCCGGTGATCCAACCTCCGATCATGTACTTGTTGACCTCTCACGAAGAACGCCTTATTAGGATGAAACGTCCTCGGCACGTCTCTCGGCGCGAGCGGATTATATTCCCAATCGCTGCATTCTTGATATGCACACTCCTGGCACCAGGCGCATTGGTGCTAATCGGAATGCTCTTCTTTGGTAATCTGCTCAAGGAATGTACGGTTACTGAACGACTAGCAAATACGGCACGCACCGTGTTTATCGACATTGTGACAATCTTGTTGGGCTTTTGCGTCGGTGCCAGCACCAGTGCAAGTTATTTCCTGCAGCCCACGTCCATTCTGATTTTTGTGCTGGGGGCCCTATCTTTCGCCGTGGCAACGGGGGGCGGCATTCTATTCGCAAAACTAATGAATCTGTTTCTACATGAACCTATCAATCCCCTGCTTGGCGCAGCAGGAGTATCAGCGGTTCCCGATTCAGCGAGGGTCGTGCATATGGTAGGATTGAACGAGGATCCCCAAAATCACCTGCTCATGCATGCCATGGCACCAAACGTCGCCGGTGTAATCGGCTCGGCCATCGCGGCTGGGGTGCTGTGGTCGCAATTGGCGATGTAG
- a CDS encoding OadG family protein: MHPLTLAISLHFSLEPLWHDTGLPLAIMGMFIVFVALVLVSTFISKLPHIMALLDKYLPQAEQLLIPPKPRGEEIPDEVIAVIAAAVSEALGKPHRIIHTRELTSREMAWPQQGRWEIHASHKPHN, translated from the coding sequence ATGCATCCTCTAACACTAGCGATATCGCTCCATTTCAGCCTTGAGCCGCTCTGGCATGATACGGGTCTCCCGCTAGCAATTATGGGGATGTTTATCGTGTTCGTTGCGCTGGTACTTGTCAGTACTTTTATTTCCAAGCTTCCCCACATCATGGCGCTGCTTGATAAGTATCTACCCCAAGCTGAACAATTGCTGATACCACCTAAACCGCGCGGAGAAGAGATTCCCGATGAGGTAATCGCCGTTATTGCCGCGGCTGTCTCCGAGGCCTTGGGAAAGCCTCATCGCATCATTCATACTCGTGAACTCACAAGTCGCGAAATGGCCTGGCCACAGCAGGGGCGCTGGGAAATCCATGCCTCTCATAAACCGCACAACTGA
- a CDS encoding biotin/lipoyl-containing protein, translating into MKKLRITVGKKSYDVTVEVLGEEVPTAHLSGSQSTSKHIPPAQVSAPAPAAGAPSTSHSDGAVLSPMAGVIKSIFVKQGDEVASGTVLLVLEAMKMDNKITASLSGTVVSISVREGDNVQEGQELLALE; encoded by the coding sequence ATGAAAAAACTCAGAATCACGGTAGGAAAGAAGTCGTACGATGTAACGGTTGAAGTGCTCGGAGAAGAAGTTCCCACGGCCCATCTCTCTGGTTCTCAGTCCACAAGCAAGCACATCCCTCCCGCGCAGGTTTCTGCACCAGCGCCGGCAGCTGGGGCGCCTTCTACGAGTCACTCGGACGGAGCCGTGTTAAGCCCCATGGCAGGAGTAATCAAGTCGATATTCGTGAAGCAGGGCGACGAAGTTGCTTCTGGGACAGTGTTACTAGTCTTGGAGGCTATGAAGATGGACAACAAGATTACTGCCTCCTTGTCGGGGACAGTCGTCTCGATCAGTGTTCGAGAGGGTGACAATGTTCAAGAAGGGCAAGAATTACTCGCCCTGGAATAG
- a CDS encoding acyl-CoA carboxylase subunit beta — protein MSIRKELLDSLSEHRQTALLGGGQGRRDKQHARGQLSARERLECLFDAETFQEWGMHVEHACHDFGMEKTKLPCDGVITGVGHVDGLPVASFSQDFTVGGGALGQRHAKKICDVMDYALECGMPFVAINDSGGARIQEAVESLSGYGQVFYRNVMLSGSIPQIAIIAGNCAGGAAYSPALMDFLIMTRENANMFICGPQVIKAVTGVDATMEEIGGAVANASISGNVHFIADNDEHAIQLAKDLLSYLPPNNMQDPPHRPTTDISLDPDEVLNELVPEDAKAPLDMQAIIDRLVDGSQFLEVHRDFATNLIVGFGRIDGMVVGIIANQPNVKAGSLDIDASDKGARFIRFCNAFNVPLLTLVDIPGFLPGVGQERGGIIRHGAKMLFAYASATVPKITVIVRKAYGGSYLAMCSRDLRADIVFAWPTAEIAVMGAEGAVNVLYRKELEATEDKPALRQQLIDEYQEKFASPYMAAAHGMITDVIEPSQTRSVVSLALRNTVTKRAIRPPKKHGLIPL, from the coding sequence ATGAGTATCCGCAAGGAATTATTGGACTCTCTTTCTGAGCACCGACAGACTGCCCTGCTTGGTGGGGGACAGGGCAGACGCGATAAACAGCATGCCCGAGGCCAACTTTCAGCTCGCGAGCGACTCGAATGTCTCTTTGATGCTGAAACATTTCAGGAATGGGGAATGCACGTCGAACATGCTTGTCATGATTTTGGCATGGAGAAGACGAAGCTCCCCTGTGATGGGGTAATCACTGGCGTTGGACATGTCGACGGTCTGCCAGTTGCTTCGTTTAGCCAAGACTTCACTGTTGGTGGCGGTGCTCTGGGGCAACGGCATGCCAAGAAGATTTGTGACGTCATGGATTATGCCCTGGAATGTGGCATGCCATTCGTCGCGATCAATGATTCGGGTGGAGCTCGAATCCAAGAGGCCGTGGAATCGCTTTCCGGTTACGGGCAAGTTTTTTATCGCAATGTGATGCTCTCGGGTTCCATTCCCCAGATTGCAATCATTGCGGGCAATTGCGCAGGTGGGGCAGCCTACTCTCCCGCTCTCATGGACTTCCTGATCATGACGCGCGAGAATGCAAACATGTTCATTTGCGGTCCCCAAGTGATCAAAGCGGTCACGGGGGTCGATGCCACGATGGAAGAGATCGGTGGTGCGGTAGCAAACGCGAGTATCAGCGGGAATGTGCATTTTATTGCCGACAACGATGAGCACGCGATCCAGCTTGCTAAGGATTTGCTATCCTACTTACCTCCCAACAATATGCAGGACCCTCCTCATCGTCCGACAACAGATATATCCCTCGACCCGGATGAAGTTTTGAACGAATTAGTTCCCGAGGATGCCAAAGCACCACTCGATATGCAGGCGATTATTGATCGACTGGTAGATGGCAGTCAGTTTCTCGAAGTCCATCGGGATTTTGCCACCAACCTGATCGTTGGATTCGGTCGGATCGATGGCATGGTAGTCGGCATCATTGCCAATCAGCCAAACGTCAAAGCGGGATCCCTCGACATCGACGCCTCGGATAAGGGAGCTCGCTTCATTAGGTTCTGCAATGCATTCAATGTTCCACTGCTCACCTTGGTAGATATTCCAGGTTTCTTGCCCGGCGTGGGTCAAGAACGTGGGGGCATTATCCGCCATGGAGCAAAGATGCTCTTCGCCTATGCCTCGGCAACCGTCCCTAAGATCACAGTCATTGTCCGCAAGGCCTATGGGGGATCCTACCTGGCGATGTGTAGTCGAGATCTGCGTGCAGATATTGTGTTCGCCTGGCCGACTGCCGAAATCGCTGTGATGGGTGCCGAGGGGGCCGTCAATGTACTGTACCGCAAGGAACTCGAAGCGACAGAAGACAAGCCAGCACTGAGACAGCAACTTATCGATGAGTACCAAGAGAAATTTGCGTCCCCATATATGGCAGCAGCTCACGGCATGATTACCGACGTGATTGAACCTTCTCAAACCCGCTCAGTGGTGTCGTTGGCTTTACGCAATACCGTCACAAAACGGGCGATCCGGCCACCCAAAAAACATGGCTTGATACCCCTTTAA
- a CDS encoding dodecin family protein — translation MSLYKVIEIVGTSEVSWDDAAKNGIEIARRTLRDLRIAEVTKMDLKLEDGKILYRTRLSLSFKYIDEG, via the coding sequence ATGAGTCTTTACAAGGTAATCGAGATTGTCGGAACCAGTGAGGTCTCCTGGGACGATGCCGCCAAGAATGGAATAGAGATCGCACGCCGAACGCTGCGGGATTTGCGCATCGCTGAGGTGACCAAAATGGATCTCAAGCTCGAAGATGGGAAAATCCTGTACCGCACGAGGCTCAGTTTGTCTTTCAAGTACATTGATGAAGGATGA